A part of Miscanthus floridulus cultivar M001 chromosome 6, ASM1932011v1, whole genome shotgun sequence genomic DNA contains:
- the LOC136460090 gene encoding PRA1 family protein B2-like — protein sequence MASAATPAPLLPVTSTAAGGGSAPSSATGLSDAALATPAFRLFVSRLADTARRSLADRRPWTELLDRSAFSRPDSLSEATSRLRRNLGYFRVNYAAVVAFSLAASLLAHPFSLLVLLGILGAWCFLYVFRAPDQPVVLFGRTFTDRETLLGLVVASVLAFFLTSVASLIISGLLVGGAIVAAHGACRVPEDLFLDDPSAASNGNTTSRLISFLASPGSGV from the coding sequence ATGGCCTCGGCTGCGACGCCTGCGCCTTTGCTCCCCGTGACCAGCACCGCTGCCGGCGGCGGCTCCGCGCCGTCCTCCGCGACGGGCCTCTCCGACGCGGCGCTCGCCACGCCGGCCTTCCGCCTCTTCGTGAGCCGGCTGGCCGACACGGCACGGCGCTCTCTCGCGGACCGGCGGCCGTGGACGGAGCTGCTGGACCGGTCGGCCTTCTCCCGGCCCGACTCCCTCTCCGAGGCCACCTCGCGGCTGCGCCGCAACCTCGGCTACTTCCGCGTCAActacgccgccgtcgtcgccttcTCCCTCGCGGCCTCGCTCCTGGCgcaccccttctccctcctcgtcctcctcggcATCCTCGGCGCCTGGTGCTTCCTCTACGTCTTCCGCGCCCCCGACCAGCCCGTCGTGCTCTTCGGCCGCACCTTCACCGACCGCGAGACGCTGCTCGGCCTTGTCGTCGCGTCTGTGCTCGCCTTCTTCCTCACCTCCGTGGCTTCGCTCATCATCTCCGGGCTGCTTGTCGGGGGCGCCATCGTCGCCGCGCACGGCGCCTGCCGCGTTCCAGAGGACCTCTTCCTTGATGATCCGAGCGCTGCGTCCAATGGAAACACCACCAGCAGGCTCATCTCCTTCCTCGCGTCGCCCGGATCTGGGGTTTGA
- the LOC136460093 gene encoding abscisic acid receptor PYL5-like — protein MPYAAATRTSPEQHSRVVTNGRALVACSGHAGVPAEVARHHEHTVTPGQCCSVMMRSIAAPADAVWSLVRRFDQPQGYKHFIRSCQVVDGDGVEVGSVRELEVVTGLPAENSRERLEIRDDERRVISFRILGGDHRLANYRSVTTVHEAASQNGPLTMVVESYVVDVPQGNTVEETRIFVDTIVRCNLQSLERTVIRQQALAAVQHNNNNNHN, from the coding sequence ATGCCGTACGCAGCAGCCACAAGGACGTCACCGGAGCAGCACAGCCGTGTGGTCACCAACGGGAGGGCCCTGGTGGCGTGCTCGGGGCACGCGGGCGTGCCGGCCGAGGTGGCGCGGCACCACGAGCACACGGTGACCCCGGGGCAGTGCTGCTCCGTCATGATGAGGTCCATCGCGGCGCCGGCGGACGCGGTGTGGTCGCTGGTGCGGCGCTTCGACCAGCCGCAGGGGTACAAGCACTTCATCAGGAGCTGCCAAGTCGTGGACGGCGACGGCGTCGAGGTGGGATCCGTGCGGGAGCTCGAGGTCGTAACCGGGCTGCCCGCCGAGAACAGCCGCGAGCGGCTGGAGATCCGGGACGACGAGCGCCGGGTGATCAGCTTCCGGATCCTGGGCGGCGACCACCGCCTGGCCAACTACCGCTCGGTGACCACCGTGCACGAGGCGGCGTCACAGAACGGGCCGCTCACCATGGTTGTCGAGTCCTACGTGGTGGACGTGCCGCAGGGGAACACCGTCGAGGAGACGCGCATCTTCGTGGACACCATCGTCCGGTGCAACCTCCAGTCCCTCGAGCGCACGGTCATCAGGCAGCAGGCGTTGGCGGCAGTGcagcacaacaacaacaacaaccacaACTGA